One stretch of Streptomyces peucetius DNA includes these proteins:
- a CDS encoding GNAT family N-acetyltransferase — translation MTDGPAITRLTAGDLPAAAPALAALLLDAVDDGASVGFTASLTSEQAAAWWASLAPALTDGRVVLWAAHDGDRLIGTVQLGCETSPNGRHRAEIAKLLVHRAARGRGTARRLLSTAEEFARTDGRTLLMLDTQTGSAAEKLYRTAGWTPLGTVPDYAADPSGTLRPTTFFHKSLLVPGA, via the coding sequence ATGACCGACGGACCCGCCATCACCCGCCTCACGGCCGGGGACCTGCCCGCCGCGGCCCCCGCTCTCGCCGCGCTACTCCTCGACGCGGTGGACGACGGAGCCTCCGTGGGCTTCACCGCGTCCCTCACCTCCGAGCAGGCCGCCGCCTGGTGGGCGTCCCTGGCGCCCGCCCTCACCGACGGCCGCGTGGTCCTCTGGGCCGCCCACGACGGCGACCGGCTCATCGGCACCGTCCAGCTCGGCTGCGAGACGTCCCCCAACGGCCGCCACCGCGCCGAGATAGCCAAGCTCCTGGTCCACCGCGCCGCCCGGGGCCGCGGCACCGCCCGCCGGCTCCTGAGCACGGCAGAGGAGTTCGCCCGCACCGACGGCCGCACCCTGCTGATGCTGGACACCCAGACCGGCAGCGCCGCCGAGAAGCTCTACCGCACAGCGGGCTGGACCCCGCTCGGCACCGTCCCCGACTACGCCGCCGACCCCTCGGGCACGCTCCGCCCGACCACGTTCTTTCACAAGTCCCTGCTCGTCCCGGGCGCATAA
- a CDS encoding helix-turn-helix domain-containing protein has protein sequence MTGPRRDTRGIVDARELLARVRFRRRAPAPALRPYLEHYWLIDWDLTEPYASHVVPHPSVNVVFQQYGDEPARAEVAGIGLELFTRKLAGRGRVCGIQFRPGGFRPFAPRRPVSDWTGRRLPIGDVLLPDADESALRATVSAVVGPEEDDARVAALDTFLLDLDPQPDPQAERAMELVSRIRNDRSVRRVAGLAATEGLSARSLQRLFATYVGVGPKWVILRYRIHEALERAEQAGGPSGSPEDGLVGGPAGGPVGGPAGGVDWAALADELGYSDQAHLVRDFTATVGVPPSAYARSER, from the coding sequence ATGACCGGCCCCCGGCGTGACACGCGGGGCATCGTGGATGCCCGTGAGCTTCTCGCCCGCGTGCGCTTCCGCCGCCGCGCGCCCGCGCCCGCCCTGCGTCCGTACCTCGAGCACTACTGGCTCATCGACTGGGACCTGACCGAGCCGTACGCCTCCCATGTGGTGCCGCACCCGTCGGTGAACGTGGTCTTCCAGCAGTACGGCGACGAGCCCGCCCGGGCAGAGGTCGCCGGCATCGGGCTGGAGCTGTTCACTCGGAAACTCGCCGGGAGGGGGCGGGTGTGCGGGATCCAGTTCCGGCCCGGTGGCTTCCGGCCGTTCGCCCCGCGGCGGCCGGTGTCCGACTGGACTGGCCGGCGGCTGCCCATCGGGGACGTACTGCTGCCGGACGCGGACGAGTCGGCTCTGCGCGCCACCGTGAGCGCGGTCGTCGGTCCGGAGGAGGATGATGCCCGGGTTGCGGCGCTGGACACCTTTCTGCTGGACCTGGATCCGCAGCCCGACCCGCAGGCGGAGCGGGCCATGGAGCTCGTCAGCCGGATCCGTAACGACCGCTCCGTGCGGCGCGTCGCCGGACTCGCCGCCACGGAGGGCCTGTCGGCCCGCTCCCTGCAACGGCTGTTCGCGACGTACGTGGGGGTGGGCCCCAAGTGGGTCATCCTGCGCTACCGCATCCACGAGGCGCTGGAACGCGCGGAGCAGGCAGGCGGACCGTCAGGGAGCCCGGAAGACGGACTCGTAGGCGGACCGGCCGGCGGACCCGTGGGCGGACCGGCCGGCGGCGTCGACTGGGCGGCGCTGGCCGACGAGCTGGGCTACAGCGACCAGGCGCATCTCGTACGGGACTTCACCGCCACCGTGGGGGTCCCTCCGTCGGCGTACGCCAGGTCCGAACGGTAG
- a CDS encoding FAD-dependent monooxygenase gives MSGTPSTGSTDPGVHRPASEPDFDTDVVIVGAGPTGMLLAGDLASAGVGVTVLERRPHETSNITRAFGVHARTLELLDARGLADELVKTGTAITGLRLFRHLSLDLSRLPSRFPFLLITPQYEVEKLLERRALAAGAVFRHGTELTGLDQSGTSVTARVQDATGAHTALRARFAVGTDGVRSTVRKALGLPFPGVSVIRSIVLADVKLADEPADLLTVNGVGDAFAFVAPFGDGWYRVMGWNRSRQVPDSEPVDLDEVREITRRALGTDFGMHDARWISRFHSDERQAPSYRKGRVFLAGDAAHAHSPAGGQGMNTGLQDAANLSWKLASAIQGHTPDPETLLDTYESERHPVGAAVLRSSGAIVRLAMAHTPIRRAARSLAARFLNSVRPAAAKAMGMISGIGISYGAPRGSHRLTGRRAPDLRLAEGRLYELLREGDFVLVGPSGPVPGAPDAPGRVIRAHWTTDRRSAVLVRPDGYIAWAADHVEPR, from the coding sequence ATGAGCGGCACGCCCAGCACCGGAAGCACGGACCCCGGCGTCCACCGCCCGGCCTCGGAGCCGGACTTCGACACCGACGTCGTCATCGTCGGCGCCGGTCCCACCGGCATGCTGCTCGCAGGCGATCTCGCCTCCGCGGGCGTCGGCGTCACGGTCCTGGAGCGCCGCCCCCACGAGACCAGCAACATCACCCGCGCCTTCGGTGTGCACGCCCGCACCCTGGAGCTTCTCGATGCCCGCGGCCTGGCCGACGAGCTGGTGAAGACGGGCACCGCGATCACCGGCCTGAGGCTGTTCCGGCACCTGTCCCTGGACCTGTCCCGGCTGCCCTCCCGCTTCCCGTTCCTCCTCATCACCCCGCAGTACGAGGTGGAGAAACTGCTGGAGCGCCGCGCCCTGGCCGCCGGCGCCGTCTTCCGTCACGGGACGGAGCTCACGGGCCTGGACCAGTCAGGCACCTCGGTCACCGCCCGGGTCCAGGACGCGACCGGCGCGCACACCGCCCTTCGCGCGCGTTTCGCGGTCGGGACCGACGGCGTGCGCAGCACCGTGCGCAAGGCGCTCGGCCTGCCCTTCCCCGGCGTCTCGGTGATCAGGTCCATCGTGCTCGCGGACGTGAAGCTCGCCGACGAGCCCGCGGACCTGCTCACGGTCAACGGCGTGGGCGACGCCTTCGCCTTCGTCGCCCCGTTCGGCGACGGCTGGTACCGGGTCATGGGCTGGAACCGCAGCCGCCAGGTCCCCGACAGCGAGCCCGTCGACCTGGACGAAGTACGCGAGATCACCCGCCGTGCCCTCGGCACCGACTTCGGGATGCACGACGCCCGCTGGATCTCCCGCTTCCACAGCGACGAGCGCCAGGCCCCGTCGTACCGCAAGGGTCGCGTCTTCCTCGCCGGCGATGCGGCGCATGCCCACTCCCCCGCAGGCGGCCAGGGCATGAACACCGGCCTGCAGGACGCGGCGAACCTGTCCTGGAAACTCGCCTCCGCCATCCAGGGCCACACCCCCGACCCCGAAACCCTGCTCGACACCTACGAATCGGAGCGCCACCCGGTCGGCGCGGCGGTCCTGCGCAGCAGCGGCGCCATCGTGCGCCTGGCCATGGCACACACCCCGATCCGGCGCGCCGCCCGCTCACTGGCGGCCCGCTTCCTGAACTCGGTCCGGCCCGCCGCAGCCAAGGCGATGGGCATGATCTCGGGCATCGGCATCTCCTACGGCGCGCCGCGCGGCTCCCACCGCCTCACCGGCCGGCGCGCCCCCGACCTGCGGCTCGCGGAAGGGCGTCTCTACGAACTGCTCCGCGAGGGCGACTTCGTGCTGGTCGGCCCCTCCGGCCCGGTGCCCGGCGCGCCGGATGCACCCGGGCGCGTCATCCGGGCCCACTGGACGACGGACCGGCGCTCCGCGGTCCTGGTCCGCCCCGACGGCTACATCGCCTGGGCCGCCGACCACGTGGAGCCGCGATGA
- a CDS encoding DUF3558 domain-containing protein: MQRKAYVPSVAALLTALVTGCTTGSGAEGSDIDAKAEGAASPAAAPGKYRTLLEPCGSVERSTLRDLLPGTATLPEDQQQKVLRGTAGVTYDTDRRVACSWQGDSPNASHKLRVDFERVVSYDPAVSDDARAQEVFAKKQSSASVPIATAPPEEPSGEERAEGDDGSPSATMSPAGGGETDGTARPGASTDTAADSATSATPAGPSSGAPATTGLEPRVVEGLGDAAFIDDVLGRAGSTAQRRTVSVVFRTSNVIVTVVYGEQPALSTKVPDSKELQDKAQSLARKLAEQFDE; this comes from the coding sequence GTGCAACGAAAGGCGTATGTCCCCTCCGTGGCGGCGCTTCTCACGGCGCTCGTCACCGGCTGCACCACCGGCAGCGGCGCCGAGGGCTCCGACATCGACGCCAAGGCCGAAGGGGCGGCGTCCCCCGCGGCGGCTCCCGGCAAGTACCGCACGCTCCTCGAGCCGTGCGGGTCCGTGGAGCGTTCCACCCTCAGGGACCTGCTGCCCGGCACGGCGACGCTGCCCGAGGACCAGCAGCAGAAGGTGCTGCGCGGCACCGCGGGCGTCACCTACGACACGGACCGTCGGGTCGCCTGCAGCTGGCAGGGGGACTCTCCGAACGCCTCGCACAAGCTCCGGGTCGACTTCGAGCGGGTCGTCTCCTACGACCCGGCCGTCAGCGACGACGCCCGTGCGCAGGAGGTCTTCGCGAAGAAGCAGTCGTCCGCCTCCGTCCCGATCGCGACCGCGCCCCCGGAGGAGCCCTCCGGCGAGGAGAGGGCCGAGGGGGACGACGGCTCGCCGTCGGCCACCATGAGCCCCGCCGGCGGCGGCGAGACGGACGGCACCGCACGTCCCGGCGCCTCGACGGACACGGCGGCCGATTCCGCCACGTCGGCCACGCCCGCGGGCCCGTCCTCCGGCGCCCCCGCCACGACGGGACTCGAGCCGCGGGTGGTGGAGGGACTCGGCGACGCCGCGTTCATCGACGATGTGCTCGGCCGTGCCGGTTCCACGGCGCAGCGCCGCACCGTGAGCGTGGTGTTCCGCACATCGAACGTGATCGTCACCGTGGTCTACGGCGAGCAGCCGGCCCTGTCGACCAAGGTCCCCGACAGCAAGGAACTGCAGGACAAGGCGCAGAGTCTGGCCAGGAAGCTGGCGGAGCAGTTCGACGAGTGA
- a CDS encoding TetR family transcriptional regulator, with protein MTTEAPTGPRRSDATRAAILEAARERFATDGYERATIRAIARDAGIDPSMVMRYYGNKEGLFAAASEFDLRLPEFGALPARHAGAVLVSHFLDRWEQDDVLMALLRAAVTHEAAAERARAIFRDQVGPIAVALCPDPAEAPRRAALIASQILGMAMARYVLRFPPAVEMTREEIVSWLAPTVQRYLTEERPAVPAAERAERP; from the coding sequence ATGACGACGGAAGCACCGACGGGGCCGCGCCGCTCCGATGCCACGCGGGCCGCGATCCTCGAAGCCGCCCGCGAGCGCTTCGCGACCGACGGGTACGAACGCGCCACCATCCGCGCGATCGCCCGCGACGCGGGGATCGACCCCTCGATGGTCATGCGCTACTACGGGAACAAAGAGGGCCTCTTCGCCGCCGCTTCCGAGTTCGACCTGCGGCTTCCGGAGTTCGGGGCCCTCCCCGCCCGGCACGCCGGTGCCGTCCTCGTCTCGCATTTCCTCGACCGCTGGGAGCAGGACGACGTGCTGATGGCACTGCTGCGTGCCGCCGTCACCCACGAGGCGGCCGCCGAGCGTGCCCGCGCGATCTTCCGCGACCAGGTGGGGCCCATAGCCGTGGCGCTCTGCCCCGACCCGGCGGAAGCGCCGCGACGGGCCGCGCTCATCGCCTCACAGATACTCGGCATGGCCATGGCCCGATATGTGCTGCGTTTCCCGCCGGCCGTGGAGATGACGCGTGAAGAGATCGTCAGCTGGCTCGCTCCGACGGTGCAGCGCTATCTGACGGAGGAGCGACCCGCAGTCCCGGCCGCGGAGCGTGCGGAGCGGCCCTGA
- a CDS encoding Mut7-C ubiquitin/RNAse domain-containing protein — protein sequence MKRPEITIEVAPELRLFVPSDYRSGRRTLATDGSSTLGHVVESLGVPLTEAGRLLVDGHQVPVSHVPGDGEHVEVCGVERPQQVPGAPLRFLLDVHLGTLARRLRLLGVDAAYENEDIGDPALATLSAKERRVLLSRDRGLLRRREIWAGAYVYSDRPDDQLRDVLERFTPALAPWTRCTACNGPLKDADKDAVQEQLQQGTQRTYDVFAQCTACGRVYWRGAHHSRLEAIVADALRTSGA from the coding sequence GTGAAGAGACCGGAGATCACCATCGAGGTCGCCCCCGAGCTGCGGCTTTTCGTCCCCTCGGACTACCGCTCCGGGCGCCGGACCCTGGCCACGGACGGCTCGTCGACCCTCGGCCATGTCGTGGAATCGCTGGGCGTGCCGCTGACGGAAGCCGGCCGGCTGCTGGTCGACGGCCATCAGGTCCCGGTCTCGCACGTCCCGGGCGACGGGGAGCACGTCGAGGTGTGCGGCGTGGAACGCCCTCAACAGGTCCCCGGCGCTCCGCTCCGCTTCCTCCTCGACGTGCACCTCGGCACGTTGGCCCGGCGGCTCCGCCTGCTCGGCGTCGACGCGGCCTACGAGAACGAGGACATCGGCGACCCGGCCCTCGCCACCCTCTCCGCGAAGGAGCGGCGGGTGCTGCTGTCCCGCGACCGCGGACTGCTGCGGCGGCGGGAGATCTGGGCCGGCGCGTACGTCTACAGCGACCGTCCCGATGATCAACTGCGGGACGTACTGGAACGGTTCACGCCGGCGCTGGCCCCCTGGACGCGCTGCACCGCCTGCAACGGTCCGCTGAAGGACGCGGACAAGGACGCGGTCCAGGAGCAGCTGCAGCAGGGCACGCAGCGCACCTATGACGTCTTCGCCCAGTGCACCGCCTGCGGCCGCGTCTACTGGCGCGGTGCCCACCACTCCCGTCTGGAGGCCATCGTCGCCGACGCCCTGCGCACCAGCGGTGCGTGA
- a CDS encoding DUF3558 domain-containing protein yields the protein MHRSAPRLTRILACAAVPVMLVVAGCSSDSDSKSKDSATASPTPEAKKSPTVAPATFGKLPEPCDSIGEKTIEDLVPSAKSKSGTEGKSSDISRRGSCSWNGLDDNGVKGSQYRWLDVSFLRYESDATLAVSAEQRAEESYDKEIAKAQASEGAKDVKTSPAAGIGDEATTVTYKLRKTGEDFTYATVVARTENGVVTLTYNGTGYAGAKNPSTSDITKGAVKAAKEAVASVATANK from the coding sequence ATGCACCGTTCAGCCCCGCGACTCACCCGCATACTCGCCTGCGCCGCCGTCCCGGTGATGCTCGTCGTCGCAGGCTGCTCGTCGGACTCCGACAGCAAGTCCAAGGACTCAGCCACCGCCTCCCCTACCCCCGAGGCGAAGAAGTCCCCGACCGTCGCTCCCGCCACGTTCGGCAAGCTGCCGGAGCCGTGCGACTCGATCGGCGAGAAGACGATCGAGGACCTGGTGCCCTCCGCGAAGTCCAAGAGCGGGACGGAGGGCAAGTCGTCGGACATCTCACGGCGCGGCAGCTGCTCCTGGAACGGCCTGGACGACAACGGGGTGAAGGGCTCGCAGTACCGCTGGCTCGATGTCTCGTTCCTCCGCTACGAGTCCGACGCCACCCTCGCGGTGAGCGCCGAACAGCGCGCCGAGGAGTCGTACGACAAGGAGATCGCGAAGGCCCAGGCCAGCGAGGGCGCCAAGGACGTCAAGACCTCCCCGGCCGCCGGCATCGGTGACGAGGCGACGACGGTCACCTACAAGCTGCGCAAGACGGGCGAGGACTTCACTTACGCGACAGTCGTGGCCCGCACCGAGAACGGCGTGGTCACGCTCACCTACAACGGCACGGGATATGCCGGGGCGAAGAACCCCTCGACGTCCGACATCACGAAGGGCGCCGTGAAGGCCGCGAAGGAGGCCGTGGCCTCGGTCGCGACCGCCAACAAGTAG
- a CDS encoding SDR family oxidoreductase: MSTAGPPVAVVTGASSGIGAATGRQLAAAGHHVVLTARRKDRIEALAAELTAAGHRASAHALDVTDRPAVDSFAASLDRCDVLVNNAGGALGADPVATGDPADWRRMYEVNVIGTLNLTQALLPALTASGDGTVVILSSTAGLSTYEGGGGYVAAKHGEHVLAETLRLEIVGTPVRVIEVAPGMVKTDEFATTRFRGDTDKAAKIYAGVAEPLTADDVAGTITWAVTRPSHVNIDLLVVRPRAQASNSKVHREL, from the coding sequence ATGAGCACCGCTGGGCCCCCCGTCGCCGTCGTCACCGGAGCAAGCAGCGGCATCGGCGCGGCCACCGGACGTCAACTGGCCGCCGCCGGCCACCACGTCGTCCTCACCGCCCGCCGCAAGGACCGCATCGAGGCCCTGGCCGCCGAACTCACCGCCGCCGGCCACCGGGCCTCCGCCCACGCGCTCGACGTGACCGACCGCCCCGCCGTCGACTCCTTCGCCGCGTCCCTCGACCGCTGCGACGTCCTCGTGAACAACGCCGGCGGCGCCCTCGGCGCCGACCCGGTGGCCACCGGCGACCCCGCCGACTGGCGCCGCATGTACGAGGTGAACGTCATCGGCACGCTCAATCTCACCCAGGCACTGCTCCCCGCCCTCACGGCGAGCGGCGACGGCACCGTCGTGATCCTCTCCTCCACCGCCGGTCTCAGCACCTACGAAGGCGGCGGCGGCTACGTCGCGGCCAAGCACGGCGAGCACGTCCTCGCCGAGACCCTTCGCCTGGAGATCGTGGGCACTCCGGTCCGCGTGATCGAAGTCGCCCCCGGCATGGTGAAGACGGACGAGTTCGCCACGACCCGCTTCCGGGGCGACACGGACAAGGCCGCCAAGATCTACGCGGGCGTGGCCGAGCCGCTCACCGCCGACGACGTGGCCGGCACCATCACCTGGGCCGTCACCCGCCCGTCCCACGTGAACATCGACCTGCTCGTCGTCCGGCCCCGCGCTCAGGCATCCAACTCGAAGGTGCACAGGGAGCTGTGA
- a CDS encoding GNAT family N-acetyltransferase, with amino-acid sequence MDGKNTPVRIEPWSEDDLDLLRAANAPALMNHLGGPETEEQLLTRHRRYVDMSADSTGRGRMFRIVVDTGDGEAAGTVGFWEQTWEDEQVYETGWSVLPGFQGRGIATAGTLAVVEAARAERRHRFLHAFPSVSNGASNAVCRKAGFVLVGECDFEYPPGNLLRSNDWCLDLGPIPG; translated from the coding sequence ATGGACGGCAAGAACACCCCGGTACGGATCGAGCCCTGGTCCGAGGACGACCTGGACCTGCTCCGCGCGGCGAATGCCCCGGCGCTGATGAACCACCTCGGCGGCCCGGAGACGGAGGAGCAGCTCCTCACCCGCCATCGCCGGTACGTCGACATGAGCGCCGACTCCACAGGGCGCGGTCGGATGTTCCGCATCGTCGTGGACACCGGGGACGGGGAGGCCGCCGGGACCGTCGGCTTCTGGGAGCAGACCTGGGAGGACGAGCAGGTCTACGAGACGGGCTGGAGCGTCCTGCCGGGCTTCCAGGGCCGTGGGATCGCGACGGCGGGGACGCTGGCGGTGGTCGAGGCGGCCCGGGCCGAGCGCAGGCACCGCTTCCTGCACGCCTTCCCCTCCGTCTCCAACGGTGCGTCGAACGCGGTGTGCCGGAAGGCGGGCTTCGTCCTCGTCGGCGAGTGCGACTTCGAGTACCCGCCGGGCAATCTGCTGCGCTCCAACGACTGGTGCCTCGATCTCGGGCCGATACCGGGCTGA
- a CDS encoding RtcB family protein — protein MSYVEMPGAKVPIRMWADPSTVEDVALQQLRNVATLPWIKGLAVMPDVHYGKGATVGSVIAMHGAVCPAAVGVDIGCGMSAVRTSLTANDLPGDLSRLRSRIEQAIPVGRGMHDEMVDPGRVFGLSAGGWDDLWERFDTVADAVKFRRERATKQMGSLGSGNHFVEVCVDTSGSVWLMLHSGSRNIGKELAEYHIGEAQKLSHNQGLVDRDLAVFISDTPQMAAYRNDLFWAQEYAKYNRAVMMGLLKEVVRKEFRKAKVTFEQEISCHHNYVAEERYEGMDLLVTRKGAIRAGSGDFGIIPGSMGTGSYIVKGLGNEASFNSASHGAGRKMSRNAAKRRFSARDLEEQTRGVECRKDSGVVDEIPGAYKPIEQVIDQQRDLVEVVAKLKQVVCVKG, from the coding sequence ATGTCTTATGTGGAGATGCCGGGCGCCAAGGTCCCGATCCGTATGTGGGCCGACCCGTCGACGGTCGAGGACGTCGCGCTGCAGCAGCTGCGGAACGTGGCCACGCTGCCGTGGATCAAGGGCCTCGCCGTCATGCCGGACGTGCACTACGGCAAGGGCGCGACGGTCGGCTCCGTCATCGCGATGCACGGCGCCGTCTGCCCGGCCGCCGTCGGTGTGGACATCGGCTGCGGCATGTCGGCGGTGCGGACGTCGCTGACCGCGAACGACCTGCCGGGCGATCTCTCCCGGCTCCGCTCCAGGATCGAGCAGGCCATCCCGGTGGGGCGCGGCATGCACGACGAGATGGTGGACCCCGGCAGGGTGTTCGGCCTTTCGGCGGGCGGCTGGGACGACCTCTGGGAGCGGTTCGACACGGTCGCGGACGCGGTCAAGTTCCGCCGCGAGCGGGCGACGAAGCAGATGGGGTCGCTGGGATCGGGCAACCACTTCGTGGAAGTGTGTGTTGATACATCCGGTTCTGTCTGGCTGATGCTGCACTCCGGTTCGCGGAACATCGGCAAGGAGCTCGCCGAGTACCACATCGGTGAGGCGCAGAAGCTGTCGCACAACCAGGGTCTCGTCGACCGCGACCTCGCCGTGTTCATCTCCGACACCCCGCAGATGGCCGCCTATCGCAACGACCTCTTCTGGGCGCAGGAGTACGCGAAGTACAACCGCGCCGTCATGATGGGGCTTCTCAAGGAAGTGGTCCGCAAGGAGTTCAGGAAGGCCAAGGTCACCTTCGAGCAGGAGATCAGCTGCCACCACAACTACGTGGCGGAGGAGCGGTACGAGGGCATGGACCTGCTGGTCACCCGTAAGGGCGCGATCCGTGCCGGCAGCGGCGACTTCGGGATCATCCCGGGCTCGATGGGCACCGGCTCCTACATCGTGAAGGGGCTCGGGAACGAGGCGTCCTTCAACTCCGCGTCGCACGGCGCCGGCCGCAAGATGAGCCGCAACGCGGCGAAGCGGCGCTTCTCGGCGCGGGACCTGGAGGAGCAGACGCGAGGCGTGGAGTGCCGTAAGGACTCGGGTGTCGTGGACGAGATCCCCGGTGCGTACAAGCCGATCGAGCAGGTCATCGACCAGCAGCGGGATCTGGTCGAGGTGGTCGCGAAGCTGAAGCAGGTCGTCTGTGTGAAGGGCTGA